One Chryseobacterium sp. StRB126 genomic region harbors:
- the recF gene encoding DNA replication/repair protein RecF (All proteins in this family for which functions are known are DNA-binding proteins that assist the filamentation of RecA onto DNA for the initiation of recombination or recombinational repair.), with protein MIIKKLSLYNFKNHSEKKFEFSPQINCFVGNNGAGKTNILDALHYLSVGKSFLGNTDLNNIKKEEDFFTIDAEIQNEDGEDNIRITQPKEAKKVIKKNDKSYDRLADHIGYLPSVMISPYDSNLISDSGESRRKFLDAMISQTDSEYLFDLIQYQKTIQQRNALLKYFAKNRTWDKDSLEIYDDPITRFGTKIFNKRKVFVEQLNPIVQNFYQIISGGKETVSVIYESHLLENTFAELLKESIEKDRMLTYTSKGIHKDDLLFEMDHILIKKTGSQGQQKSFLISLKLAQMSLVKELTKKTPILLLDDIFDKLDDTRVAQLIELVNRESFGQIFITDTHRERTESVVKKINEESVIFDI; from the coding sequence ATGATTATCAAGAAGCTTTCCCTATATAATTTCAAAAACCATTCTGAGAAAAAATTCGAATTTTCCCCGCAGATCAATTGTTTTGTGGGCAATAATGGTGCAGGCAAGACCAATATCCTGGATGCACTGCATTATTTATCAGTAGGTAAAAGCTTTTTGGGAAATACAGATCTGAACAACATTAAAAAAGAAGAAGATTTCTTCACCATTGATGCAGAGATACAGAATGAAGACGGCGAAGACAATATCAGAATTACCCAGCCTAAAGAAGCCAAGAAGGTGATTAAAAAAAATGATAAAAGCTACGACAGGCTTGCAGATCATATCGGATATCTTCCAAGTGTAATGATTTCGCCTTACGATTCAAACCTTATTTCAGATTCCGGGGAAAGCCGAAGAAAGTTTCTGGATGCTATGATCTCTCAAACGGATTCTGAATATCTTTTTGATTTGATCCAATACCAGAAAACCATACAACAGAGAAATGCTTTACTGAAATATTTTGCTAAAAACAGAACCTGGGATAAAGATTCTCTGGAAATTTATGATGACCCAATTACCAGATTCGGAACCAAAATTTTCAATAAAAGAAAGGTCTTTGTAGAGCAATTAAATCCTATTGTTCAAAATTTCTATCAAATTATTTCGGGTGGAAAAGAAACGGTTTCCGTTATCTATGAATCTCACCTGTTGGAAAATACTTTTGCAGAACTTTTAAAAGAAAGTATTGAAAAAGACCGTATGCTAACTTATACTTCAAAAGGAATTCATAAGGATGATCTTCTTTTTGAAATGGATCATATTCTGATCAAAAAAACAGGTTCCCAGGGACAGCAGAAGTCTTTCCTGATCTCTTTAAAACTAGCTCAGATGAGTCTTGTTAAAGAGCTCACCAAAAAGACTCCTATCCTTTTATTGGATGATATTTTTGATAAGCTTGATGATACGAGGGTGGCCCAATTGATTGAGTTGGTTAACCGTGAAAGTTTCGGACAGATTTTTATTACTGATACGCATAGAGAAAGAACTGAAAGTGTAGTAAAGAAAATTAATGAGGAAAGTGTCATTTTTGATATCTAA
- a CDS encoding four helix bundle protein, protein MIYRNLDIYKVAFESFLKTHKASFLLPKYELFELGSQLRRSSDSIITNIVEGYGRSIYKNDYIRFLVYCHASNDETINHLEKLIILYPDISNEFETLRNKYNILGGKINVYKKWVKENWNENKQ, encoded by the coding sequence ATGATTTACAGAAATTTAGATATTTACAAAGTGGCTTTTGAGTCGTTTTTAAAAACACATAAAGCATCCTTTCTTCTTCCCAAATACGAATTATTTGAACTAGGAAGTCAATTGAGAAGATCTTCTGATTCAATAATTACTAATATTGTTGAAGGGTATGGCAGATCAATCTATAAAAATGATTACATTCGCTTTCTCGTATACTGCCACGCCAGTAATGACGAAACAATTAATCATCTCGAAAAGCTCATCATCCTATATCCGGATATTTCTAATGAATTTGAAACCTTAAGAAATAAATACAATATACTAGGTGGAAAAATCAATGTATATAAAAAATGGGTAAAAGAAAACTGGAATGAAAATAAACAATAG
- a CDS encoding Crp/Fnr family transcriptional regulator, whose protein sequence is MIEALHLNISRHISSSQTDITEFCNLFTSKTIKKKEFLLREGEVCRFEAFITKGLFKVYHIDAKGTEQILYFGMEDWWLTDIDSFANQSPSQLFIEAIEDSEVLIISKKDKDFAYENFPFVEKLFRIMTQKTHSALQRRMIDNLSKTADQRYLDFIEKYPSLNQRLTNLQVAAYLGISHEFLSKIRRKTTKGK, encoded by the coding sequence ATGATCGAAGCCCTTCATCTCAATATTTCTCGTCATATTTCAAGCTCGCAAACGGATATTACGGAGTTCTGTAATTTATTCACTTCAAAAACCATCAAAAAAAAGGAGTTTTTACTACGGGAAGGTGAAGTATGCAGGTTTGAAGCTTTCATTACCAAAGGGCTTTTCAAGGTATATCATATAGATGCGAAAGGAACAGAACAGATTCTCTATTTTGGAATGGAAGACTGGTGGCTTACAGATATTGACAGTTTTGCCAATCAAAGCCCTTCACAGCTTTTCATTGAAGCCATTGAAGACAGTGAGGTACTCATTATTTCAAAAAAGGACAAAGATTTTGCGTATGAAAACTTCCCTTTTGTAGAGAAGCTTTTCCGAATTATGACCCAAAAGACTCACAGTGCTTTGCAGCGCAGAATGATTGATAACCTCAGTAAAACTGCTGACCAGCGTTATCTGGATTTCATTGAAAAATACCCATCCCTTAATCAAAGACTTACGAATTTGCAGGTGGCCGCTTATCTTGGGATCAGTCATGAGTTTTTAAGTAAAATCAGGAGAAAAACAACTAAAGGAAAGTAA
- a CDS encoding MBL fold metallo-hydrolase: protein MSQAQNFKTLEAGKFTLDVYNASENSFGVASVIVSGQMDAILVDAQFTLADAENVAQKIKDSGKNLKAIYVSHNDPDFYFGLEVFKKHFPGVTAYATPKVVEEIARTAQKKLDVWGGQLGSAVTSNVVLPQVLKGNSIELEGEKLEVIGLEEFPARTFVYIPSAKAVVGGINVFGNTFNLWMADAQTDESRAQWIKVLDKMASLHPSIVIPAHGKSTDAADLTSVKHTKDYIQFYEEALKTNTTSEALVKAIKAQYPNLTFETALQLGAKVNTGEMKW from the coding sequence ATGTCACAAGCACAAAATTTCAAAACATTAGAAGCAGGAAAATTTACACTAGATGTTTATAACGCTTCAGAAAATAGTTTCGGTGTAGCTTCTGTTATTGTTTCCGGACAAATGGATGCCATTTTGGTAGATGCTCAGTTTACTTTAGCAGATGCGGAAAACGTAGCTCAAAAAATTAAAGATTCCGGGAAAAATTTAAAAGCTATCTATGTCTCCCATAATGATCCTGATTTTTATTTCGGACTGGAAGTTTTCAAAAAACATTTTCCGGGAGTTACCGCTTATGCAACGCCTAAAGTGGTAGAAGAAATTGCCAGAACAGCACAGAAGAAACTTGATGTTTGGGGTGGCCAATTAGGATCAGCAGTAACCAGCAATGTTGTATTGCCACAGGTATTAAAAGGAAATAGCATTGAATTGGAAGGTGAAAAGCTGGAAGTGATAGGTTTAGAGGAATTCCCTGCAAGAACATTTGTATATATTCCTTCCGCAAAAGCAGTGGTAGGTGGTATCAATGTATTCGGAAACACCTTCAACCTTTGGATGGCTGATGCACAAACAGATGAATCCCGCGCTCAATGGATTAAAGTATTGGATAAAATGGCATCCCTACACCCTTCCATTGTGATTCCTGCTCACGGAAAATCAACTGATGCTGCAGATCTAACCTCTGTGAAACATACTAAAGACTATATTCAGTTTTACGAAGAAGCTTTGAAAACCAATACAACATCGGAAGCTTTGGTAAAGGCTATTAAAGCTCAATATCCAAATCTGACTTTTGAGACAGCCCTTCAGCTTGGAGCGAAGGTGAATACCGGAGAAATGAAGTGGTAA
- a CDS encoding nuclear transport factor 2 family protein, translating to MKSIFYSLMAVLLLSGCSIKNNTTMTNLEIVKSTYEGKTSEENGKALASHVAEDVQWTEAKGFPYAGTYVGLEEITKNVFSRLGSEWVDYKFTPENYIADGDKVVAFGTYTGTYKITMKPFSARVAHIWHLKDGKIIQFEQFVDSKTVVDAMK from the coding sequence ATGAAATCAATCTTTTACAGTCTGATGGCCGTTCTTCTGCTGTCAGGCTGTTCAATAAAAAACAACACAACAATGACCAATTTAGAAATTGTAAAAAGTACATACGAAGGAAAAACATCTGAGGAAAACGGAAAAGCATTAGCAAGCCACGTTGCAGAGGATGTTCAATGGACCGAAGCCAAAGGGTTTCCTTATGCAGGAACTTATGTTGGCCTGGAAGAAATTACCAAAAACGTTTTCAGCCGTTTGGGAAGTGAATGGGTTGATTATAAGTTCACCCCGGAAAATTATATTGCCGATGGAGATAAAGTAGTTGCTTTTGGAACGTATACCGGAACCTATAAAATAACTATGAAGCCATTCTCTGCCCGCGTTGCCCATATCTGGCACTTGAAAGACGGTAAAATTATACAATTTGAACAATTCGTAGACAGCAAAACAGTAGTGGATGCTATGAAGTAA